A genomic window from Triticum urartu cultivar G1812 chromosome 7, Tu2.1, whole genome shotgun sequence includes:
- the LOC125523829 gene encoding B-cell receptor-associated protein 31-like — MIQLLFTLLGAEAGVAAVLLFKTPLRKLAMLALDRLKRGRAPVMVRTVAATVLVVLASSLHSMAKIHGHAGAGELDAPGALSPTDQVLLARHLLEASLMGYILFLALVIDRLHSYIREMRGLKKNLEAVSKQNKTLEEAKSGRSDESKPHHNDIASLNEEIKKLKRQLKEKAEEAKDAEAKALAAQTQSEGLARKYDRLLEDNKHLHDQLQSGDIPLSRSDGKKNA, encoded by the exons ATGATCCAGCTCCTCTTCACCTTGCTGGGCGCGGAGGCGGGCGTGGCGGCCGTCCTGCTCTTCAAGACGCCGCTGCGGAAGCTGGCGATGCTCGCGCTCGACCGCCTCAAGCGCGGCCGGGCCCCCGTCATGGTGCGCACCGTCGCCGCCACCGTCCTCGTCGTCCTCGCCTCCAGCCTCCACAGCATGGCCAAGATCCACGGCCACGCCGGCGCCGGCGAGCTCGACGCGCCCGGCGCGCTCAGCCCCACCGACCAGGTCCTCCTCGCCCGCCACCTCCTCGAGGCCTCCCTCATGG GATACATTTTATTCCTTGCTCTCGTCATTGACCGGCTACACAGCTACATCAGAGAGATGCGAGGGCTGAAGAAGAACCTGGAGGCTGTGTCGAAGCAGAACAAGACCTTAGAAGAAGCAAAATCTGGAAGGTCCGACGAGAGCAAGCCACACCACAACGACATTGCTTCGCTGAACGAGGAGATCAAGAAGCTGAAGCGGCAACTGAAAGAAAAGGCGGAGGAGGCCAAGGATGCAGAGGCCAAAGCACTAGCTGCCCAGACGCAGTCTGAAGGTCTTGCGCGCAAATATGACCGCCTGCTGGAGGACAACAAGCATCTCCATGACCAGCTGCAGTCAGGAGACATCCCGCTGTCGCGTTCGGATGGCAAGAAGAATGCCTAA